A segment of the Mercurialis annua linkage group LG4, ddMerAnnu1.2, whole genome shotgun sequence genome:
aacaaaaaaaaattaattatggaaAATGGTATTAAGAAAATAACCTGAAATAAGTAGAAGGAGCAAGAGGGCAAAGGGGATAATCCTCATCTTGAAAATGTTGAACATgataattgaaaatcaaaaattgattttgattagAAGAAAGAGAAGTTATTAAGTAGTGTGATgcttataaaacacaaaaaatgaaGCAACTTCTTTTGATGAATAAAGGGTATTAAGTATAAGTGAATATTTTGAACAACTAGATACCCAAGTTACTTCTCTAGTACTATAGTCTTAATtaacctcttttttttttcttgagcAATTGAGCatatattcttttcttttttctcacttttactagaTTTCATTTACAGCTTCATTTAGAGGAAAAAGTGCTGCTGATGCTGAGATATATGAAGATTTGGAGCCAGAAAACCAAACTATATAAGTAGCAGGATttcatttatttagttttttctcGACAAAATATTGACGAAACCGATGAAGATGAATGCTTGATTTTCGGCAACAATGTGTTTAGTCGAGAAAATTGAGTTTTTGATTGAAATCTAGAGTTCTTGGAGATTCAGTTGGGGGAGAATGTGAGAAACGAGAAATGATGATAGATCTTTAATTGTGTGACATGAATTATTGtgatataatttcaattttcgGAACATTAAAATCGTTTGCAAAAAAATTTCGCCTCACTGGAAAcatttgaataatttttctaatttttctcAATAATAAATTACACATAACGTGAAAGACAAAATAAACAGCTGAACTTATGCTTATGAGAGTTGGGAGCTTAAAATATGATCTGAATAATTTCTTCTTTCTTCCAGCAATTcagttttttctttcttccagCAACTTGTGTATTTTATACTTGATGTACAAACAAAATATCTTATAAACAGtctgataatttaaaaaaaaatagagaaggATTCTAAGTGAATTCTTTTTGATAACGTTTAGATCCAAATCACAAACCGAAACTACATAAGGGTCAATGTTATACATTATTCAAACAGTTCACGGAGAAATGaacatacaaaacaaattatcaAATGACCATTTCTCCAGGAACTAATTTCTAAGAGTAACAAAACTATCAAAATTCATGAACATGCAGATCCTGACCGACTGCTTGAATCATTTTAAGTATTGGAACCAATTAATTTCTGTTTACGAATCAATAATTTGCAAAATGTTATACCTCAATTCATGAATTATTGAATTAACATCCacaacaaaattttcaaaaaacaacAAAGTTATCTGCAAGTCTGCAACAACTCATGAACAGGGAAATAAAGACCGAACATCAACACACAATACAATTGCATATAAAAAAAGCATCCATTTTTTGTCAAACGAGAATTTAAGTAAACAAAATATTCCTGCAAATACAGATATCTCAAAATGACTCTTCAAAACTGAAAGTACTTGAAAAAGAGAGTCGGAtataaataatctaataaaCCAGTTTAATAAAAAGTTTTCGGCACAGTAAGAAAACAGGCATAAACAAAAAGCCTAGAAATTGTAGACCTAATAACCTCCCTTGAGGTCGTTAACAACATCATAGGGAATGGGGGTGACGGTCTCAATTGTAGCACCTCCAACCATGAAACCTGGTTTAGGACCCTCAGGGCGTCTCTTAGTACTGATGACCTCACCTCTTAGCTTAGCCTCTGCCTTCAACTCATCGTTCTTAATCTTCCTCAGCCGCAACTCTTCGGTGCACCTTGATTGCTGGAGGTGCTCGACTCTAACATGGATCCTCTTCTTAATGATCCTGTTACCAACCTGGTTTACAAAAACAGCACCAACTAGCTTAATTCAAACCTGCCCATATAAACTACAAGCATCCTATAACAGAACAATAGAATGAAATGATGCCATATAATCCGGTTATTATAACTCAAATCACGATTCCGATTAGAGTATCAATAAAATGATAACAAGACTAAGCAAATAACATTAAGTTCCAGATTTAACTGCAACATATCAATCTATAATACCCAAAATATAGTTATAACAGTAACAATGTAGATCTCAacttaattttacaaaaatcatTGACAATTAAACTGAAATGGGTAACTAAATAAACAGTACAGGTCTCCAATACACTCAATAACACCAAATACGGGCAAACCTTAATGAAATTAACAAAACTAAccaaattaatttctaaaaatctcaatttaatttctaaaaatctcacaattcaaatccaaaaccgaaagaaaaagaaaaagactaaacaaaatccaaaagagCTATACCTGCTTGTTAACCTCCACGCCGACGGCACGCTTGGTGACGTTCCAGACACGGCCAGTGCGGCCATGGTAAAATTTATGGGGCATGCCCTTGTGGATGGCGCCGTTAACCTTCACGTCCACATAGTCGCCGATTTTGAAGGTCCTAAGGTAGGTAGTTAAGGGGATGTAACCCTTCTTCCTGAAGGGCCTGGCGAAGAGATCCCTGGTTCTTGATCGGAGACCGTGACCTGCCGGCATTTTCTCTCTACTGACTGGTGGCTCTGTGGAAGGATGTGAAACAGAGTGTTCAAAACCCTagctgattttttatttatagctgCTTCGAAAAATAGTTGTAGCTTTAGGGTTTGTAATATTTTGATGTGGATTGGGCTTTTGGGCTTATGTAATTCCAGGCTTTTGATGAATTTATGACGGGCTTTTCGTTATTTGAAGAAATTTTGAGGCTTATTGtctcttttttgatttttttctttaatactATTGtagcctaattacttaaaaaccacgcacgttgaaacatttttttatgGGAAAAGGGTCATCCAGGCCCTTAACGTTTGGGGGGTGGATCAGTTGGGCCCTTAACGTCACGAAAGGTGCATCCAGGCCCTCAATCTCATGCAAAACGGACAACCGTGCCCCTTAACTTAACACCGTTCCTCTCTGACTCTAACGGCACGTCCAAATCCTACGTGGCACTTCTTTTTACCGTTGTGAATTAATTACGTGGCATTTATTTTGCCACCTACCCATCTCAGATGGGTCAAATCACTTCAGACCCATATCCCCATTAGAAAAGTTAGGgtttttaatatgaaaaaaacGATTAACCCCTTTCTTCTCCCCAACCCTTTGATTTTCCATCCATTAACCACATGATCTTCCAGCAATCTTCGATTTCCTTTCCAGTAACTACAAATCTTTGATTTTCTGGCGATTTTGTACTCCTCGCTTTCCTCTGCAACGTTCAGGTATGCTTCAAGTTTTTGCTGTAAGTTTTTCCTCGTTTTCTTGATGGGTATCTGGATTTTGGGATTTAACAGTTGGATAAGCTCTATCTACTGATGTTAATGATGGGGTTTTGTATGATGTTAATGTCGTTTGGTGGTCAGTTGAATATGGTGGTCAGTTGAATATGATGTTGATGTTCCTTAATGGGTCTCTGTTTTTGATAATGTCCATATGTACTGATGTATCCTATATTTACATATGATCTGCATTTTGGCAGTTTGTGTATCAATGTTTGTGTTTGTCTTGTTGAGTTGTATGTTATTATTAGGTTAGTGGTCCATGCTAAATGTGATGTATGTGTTTGTCTTGCTGTGTTGTATGTAATTCTGGCAGTTTGTTGAGTTAGTGAATTTTGTTTTTGCAGCATGGGTGAAGTAATTGATGTGCATTTCAATTTTGGTGGAACATGGACAGTTGACCCTACATTAGATTATGTGAATGGTGATATAGAGACCAAATTTAACTTTGACTCAGATTACCTAAATATTAGGAAAATTAAGGATAAGTACATACATGATTTAGGTTATGCTACTGTGCACAACATTTACTTTTTACAGCCTGGGAGGGATTTTAGTAATGGATTGATGTTAGTGGCCAATGATGACTCAATTAGGACAATACTGAACTACATTAGGTCTGTTTCTTGGAAGAATGAGATTTCCATTTATGCTACTCAAAATTCAAGTGAGCCTGTTTTTGAGAATACACCAATCCCCATAGCAGTGGACAGACCAAACATAGACCCAGGGCTGGAAAGAGAGGCAGATCAAGCCAATGTGGAAGAGGTTGATGAAGAGGGGGTCCAAGGAGAGGGAAGTGTAGAAAATGATAATATAGAAGAGGATTGTGTTGATCTCAGTGGGGAAGAGGTTAATGAAGATGTTAGTGAAGATAGTACTGATTCTAGTGAGAGTACAGATTCAGGGGAAAGTGAGTCAGAATGTCATAGGGACAGTGATAGTGACCTTGAATCAGAGGGTGTTTCTTACAATGAACCAGAAGGTGCTCCAATTCTTCAGCTAGGCATGACTTTTGCAGATGCAAAAGAGGCAAGGGAAGCCTTAGCTAAGTATACAGTGGCTGTGGGCAGAAGGTTAAAACTAAACCCTAATGAACCAGGCCGTATCAGAGCTAAGTGTGTCACAGGTCAGAATTGTGACTTCCTGGTGTTCATGTCAAAGGAGGGAAAAAACCCAGGTTTGCTAGTTAAAACCCTGCAACTAGAGCATAAATGCTACAGAACCTTTAAGAATCCAATAGTGACAGCTATCTTTCTAGCAAACCACTTTAGACCCTTAATCTGCAAAAATCCTGAGACTACTGTTAAGGAGCTTATGAACCTTGTTGAGCTGCAACTGAAAGTGAAGGTTTCATACATAATGTGCAAGAGAGCTAAGAGATTGATTAAACAGGAATTAGATGGAAGCTATGTGAAAGAGTTTCATTGCTCGGAAGCTTATGCAGCAGccctaaaaaggtcaaatccTGGGACCACAGCAGATATACAGCTTTGCAGGAAGAGCTTGAAAGATGGAAAAAGAGTCTTCAGGCGTATGTTCATATGCTTTGCAGCATGTAAGCAAGGCTGGAAGGCTGGATGCAGACCTTTCATTGGGCTTGATGGATGCTTCTTGAAGAGTCCATGCAAGGGACAACTGCTGGCAGCAATTGGGAAGGATGCTGATGATCAGATGTACCCAATAGCCTGGGGTGTCATAGATACTGAAAACACAACAAACTGGAGATggtttttacaacatttggttCAAGAGCTTGACCTTGGCGATGGAGCAGAAATTACCTTAATATCTGACATGCAAAAGGTTAGTAGTTGTTAACAAGTAAATTAGAAGTTCATTGCATGTCTAATAAATTAATGTCTGACAGTTAGTGTATTTGTTGCAGGGACTTATTAAAGCTGTCAAAGAACTTCTTCCAACTGCTGAACATAGATGGTGTGCAAGGCACATTTGGGCAAACTGGGCAAAAAAATGGGGAGGAGGCCAGTTTCAAAAACAATTCTGGATTTGTGCATGGAGTAGCTATGAGGAAGAGTTTGTTGATCAGCTGAATAAAATGGGACAAATCAGCAAAAAGGCTGCAGAGGACTTAGTATGGTATCCCCCAAACAACTGGTGTCGAGCATATTTCAGTAATAGGTGCAAGTCAATGACTGTAGATAATAACATTACTGAGTGCTTTAACTCTTGGATTAAGGATGCCAGATATAAACCAATTATCAGCATGCTTGAGGACATTAGACATCAAGTGATGAACAGAATAGCTGATAAGAAGAATCAGGCAAGAACTTGGTTCAATGAATGGAGTCCATCAAGTATGAAGTTCTTCCATGACAACAAAGACATCGCAATGGGCTGTAAAGCAGTGTTTAATGGAGACCATGGTTTTGAAATTGGGGAAGGGGATGATAAACATACAGTCTTTCTAGACAAGAAAGTTTGTACCTGCAGGGTTTGGGATCTCACTGGGATCCCATGCTCACATGCCATCTGTGCAATTCAGCATTTGAATGGGGAGCCTATCAATGAAGTCTCAGAATATTACCATAGGTCTAAGTATGAAGCTTGTTATAGCTTCACTATGCAACCAGTACCTGGGAAGAGGTTTATGAGAGTGGATGAGTACCTGCCCATAGAACCTCCAGAAGTGAAAAAACTCCCTGGAAGACCAAGAAAAAAGCGCATCAGAAATGCTAATGAACCAAACCCTTCATCTGGAAGTGGAAAATTGGGGAGAAGAGGCCAGAAGCAGAGATGCAGGCATTGTCATGAAGAAGGGCACAATAAAAAGTCATGCAAGAAAAGGGTAACTTTTGTGACTTTCTGTCcattttgtgtatttttacaGTTTATGCAGTTTGTTGTTCATTTTGTGctgtttgtgtttattttgtacaGTGTGTTCAGTTTGTGTTCAATTTGTGTAGTTTTTGTTCATTTTGTGCAATTTGTGCAGTTTGTGCAATTTGTGCAGTTTGTGCAGTGTGTTCAGTTTGTGCAATTTGTGTAGTTTTTGTTCATTTTGTGCAATTTGTGTAGTTTTTCTGCAGTTTGTGTAGTGTGTGCAGTTTGTGTAGTGTGTGCAGTGTGTGTAGTTTGTGTGCAGTTTGTGTGCAGTTTGTGTGCAGTGTGTGCAGTTTGTGCAGTTTTTGTGCAGTTTGTGCAATTTGTGACTTTGAGTATTGCAGGGCCAAACAAGCACATCAGAGGATGGATTCCAGCAGTCTCAGTCAGCAAGTAGCATGCGTGAACCCAGTGAAGCTTCTCAAATAACTCAGCCTTCTCAAACCACCCAAGTTTCTCAAACAACTCAGCCTTCTCAAACCACCCAAGCTTCTCGAACAACCCATGCTTCTCAAACCACCCAATCTTTTAGGAGACCAATAGTTGGAGGTGGATGCTTTTATGATCCTGTAACTGGACAAACTGTTTTGCATGTAAGCttttaaagttttttattttcactAGATAGTATTAGTTTGCCTTCTTGGTGTAAAACAACTAATGCCTTATACTTGCTTGTTTATGTGGAGCAGCCTGGTATGTTGGGGGAACAACACATAGCCTCTGAAACTCCAATGGTTTCAGGAAGTTGCATGACCACTGAAGATCCTAATGTGAGGTTCTCAATCCCAAATGAGACCATCATTAGAAGATCATCCGCAAAACAGTCAACTGGTATTACTCCAAGAAGCATCAGTTTTAGAGGATCTGGATCTCATGTTAGGTATGTTGTTGACTTACCATTTAAGCCAAGAGGAGGTCTTAAACGGAAAGGTGCACCTGCTGTCACTGGCTCACAACTGACCAAAGAAGCTCATgcaaaaaagaaaggaaaaggcAACAATGATGCTGCAACTACAAGCTGAAGTTATATGTGATTTTTTGGTATTATTTTTGTAAGTTCATTAGGAACTTGTTAAGGCTTTAAACTCTGCCTCTTATGTAAATTTTTTGTAAGTTCCATGGGAACTTGTGAAGGCTTTAAACTCTGCCTCTTAGGTTAATTTTTTGTAAGTTCTTTAGGAGCTTGTTATGGCTAAAAACTCTGCCAATTAGGTATATTTTTGTAAGTTCCTTAGGAACTTCTTATGTTGGCTTTGAACTCTGCCAATTGGAAGTTATTCAGGAACTTGTTGATGGCAAGAATGCCTTGTTAATGAATGGTATTATTGGTTAGTGAATGAAAATGTTGTGCATCAATTTGTGCTCTCTATTATTTACTGAATGCAAGTGTGGCTTAAAACAAAACAGGGCAGGGATTGCATAACAGGGCATTGCATATAATCATTCAATGTCATTGATTGTTCAATTTTGCATTACAGAGCATTACAAATTCATAGATACTTCAAGTTTGCATTACAATTCATATGACATTCACCTTCCAAATTAATACAACCTATTCAACCTAAAAAATACACAATTAAAACAATCCATGACATTGCAGCTATAGTACAtacaattttcattttctttctagCATCAAGTAGttcttcatttcttttcaacTCTGCTTTCTGCACAAGCTTGAATTCCTGCCATAAATTGTCAACATCTTCACCATAATTGTATCTTCTACTACACCTTCTATCCATGCTCATTTCTTTTTCAGCTAAGAGATTGTTAATCACATACTTTGCTCTCTCGGTCATTTCATCATCGTGCCATTTGAAGAAATTGCAGCCCCCAGTCTAACCAACAAACAATCATAAAACCTCAGTTATAGCCAAAAATGAGAAAAGGGTAACTAGGCATAACCATACTAACACTAAGACTTACCTTATAATTTATGCAACCATGAAATCTCCGTCCAGGGTTTTTCTCGGTCCAGGCTGTGTACAAAGGAGCAACACGAGATCCTGGGCATCTACAAAATCGAGATTCACTTTCACAGATGCACTCCATGTCGCCGTGTCTTTGCCGAATCCTTGCTGAAGAAGACGAAGATGTTGGCATGATGATTTTAGGGGTTCAATTTCAGGGATTCGATTTTAGGGCTTCAATTTTAGGTTTTTGGTTTTAGGAATTAGAATTTGTTGTTATAGGAAGGAAGAAGATGGGTAGGTGGCAAAATAAATGCCACGTAATTAATTCACAACGGTAAAAAGAAGTGCCACGTAGGATTTGGACGTGCCGTTAGAGTCAGAGAGGAACGGTGTTAAGTTAAGGGGCACGGTTGTCCGTTTTGCATGAGATTGAGGGCCTGAATGCACCTTTCGTGACGTTAAGGGCCCAACTGATCCACCCCCCAAACGTTAAGGGCCTggatga
Coding sequences within it:
- the LOC126679237 gene encoding 60S ribosomal protein L21-1, with the protein product MPAGHGLRSRTRDLFARPFRKKGYIPLTTYLRTFKIGDYVDVKVNGAIHKGMPHKFYHGRTGRVWNVTKRAVGVEVNKQVGNRIIKKRIHVRVEHLQQSRCTEELRLRKIKNDELKAEAKLRGEVISTKRRPEGPKPGFMVGGATIETVTPIPYDVVNDLKGGY